From the genome of Terriglobia bacterium, one region includes:
- a CDS encoding C40 family peptidase — MSKRQRTSAALIIFVLLTTISTILVAQSASDYIVKVPVADMHSAPSDDSDVVSQAILGSNVTVLKVNGDWAKVRTDDQYTGWMPLNAMVPKSGAPAYGGSGKMAQVTSVFAHIYRETDVTKHAPLFTAPFDSHIAVIDAMNGDARWLKVQLPDGTVGYVQRGDVTLDPKVLTIPESIDLAKRFLGLPYTWGGSSSYGYDCSGFTQMLMRSRGIIMPRDADLQAAWSGVMTIKRDELKPGDLLFFGSSPDHITHTGMYIGNGEFIHATTHDHPVVQISRLDDQPWTRILVATRRVK, encoded by the coding sequence GTGTCGAAGCGACAACGCACATCGGCCGCACTAATCATCTTCGTACTGCTCACCACTATCTCAACCATTCTCGTCGCGCAGTCGGCTTCGGACTACATCGTGAAAGTTCCCGTGGCGGACATGCATTCGGCTCCATCGGATGACTCCGATGTGGTCTCGCAGGCAATCCTCGGCAGCAATGTGACGGTCCTGAAAGTAAATGGCGATTGGGCTAAGGTTCGCACCGACGATCAATACACCGGGTGGATGCCACTGAATGCCATGGTACCGAAGTCGGGAGCACCGGCCTATGGAGGTTCCGGCAAAATGGCACAGGTCACGAGCGTGTTCGCGCACATCTATCGCGAAACAGATGTGACGAAGCATGCGCCACTTTTCACTGCACCGTTCGACAGCCACATCGCAGTCATCGATGCAATGAACGGCGATGCACGGTGGTTGAAGGTGCAACTGCCGGATGGGACGGTTGGGTATGTTCAGCGCGGCGATGTGACTCTGGACCCCAAAGTTCTGACTATTCCCGAATCGATCGACTTGGCGAAACGCTTTCTCGGGCTCCCGTATACGTGGGGCGGAAGCTCTTCTTATGGTTACGATTGCTCTGGATTCACTCAGATGCTGATGCGAAGCCGCGGAATCATTATGCCGCGCGACGCCGATTTGCAGGCAGCATGGAGCGGAGTAATGACAATCAAGCGGGACGAACTCAAGCCCGGCGATCTGTTGTTCTTCGGCAGCAGTCCGGATCACATAACACATACAGGGATGTATATCGGCAATGGCGAATTCATACATGCCACGACCCACGACCATCCGGTAGTGCAAATCAGCCGTCTAGACGATCAGCCGTGGACGCGAATTCTCGTGGCAACCAGGAGGGTGAAATGA
- a CDS encoding aromatic ring-hydroxylating dioxygenase subunit alpha, whose product MTRDVNKDKKTGRSDLVMNPAIEFASTLPSEYYTDPKYLQLERKNTFWRTWQIVGRSEQVSKAGDYFTANLCGEPLLIVRDTENTLRGFYNVCRHRAGPPAEGCGSRKVFRCGYHGWTYGLDGRLLNAPEMDGTKDFRFEDFRLRSIRVEEWEGQVFVNLDDNAESLPESLRELPNQVMKFRFGEMRLAGRRDYHMRCNWKVYIDNYLEGYHLPSVHPSLNRELDYNAYVTTLFERHSLQTSPIRGPENQVSVERRYKQADGDMAAEYYWIFPNWMLNCYPDNVSLNIVLPTGPETCVAIFEWYFLAERISAAEETIKFSDEIQLEDGRICETVHLNLKSQSYARGRYSVKQEKCLHHFHRLYAKVMGLA is encoded by the coding sequence ATGACACGTGACGTCAATAAAGATAAGAAAACCGGGCGGAGTGATCTTGTGATGAATCCGGCGATCGAGTTCGCCTCAACCTTACCTTCCGAGTACTACACCGACCCGAAGTACCTGCAGTTGGAACGGAAGAACACCTTCTGGCGAACGTGGCAAATTGTCGGCCGATCCGAACAGGTCTCCAAGGCAGGCGACTACTTCACGGCAAATCTCTGCGGTGAGCCGCTGCTGATTGTTCGCGACACGGAGAACACGTTGCGTGGGTTCTACAACGTGTGCCGGCATCGCGCCGGCCCGCCGGCAGAAGGATGCGGTTCGCGGAAAGTCTTTCGCTGCGGATATCATGGATGGACGTATGGGCTCGATGGGCGGCTGTTGAATGCTCCCGAAATGGACGGGACCAAAGATTTTCGATTCGAGGACTTTCGGCTGCGGAGCATTCGAGTTGAGGAATGGGAAGGCCAGGTATTCGTTAACCTCGACGACAACGCGGAGTCCCTACCTGAGTCGCTGCGAGAGTTGCCGAACCAGGTCATGAAATTCAGGTTCGGCGAAATGAGACTGGCCGGTCGTCGCGACTATCACATGCGGTGCAATTGGAAGGTATACATCGACAACTATCTCGAGGGTTATCACCTGCCGAGTGTGCACCCGAGCCTGAACCGTGAACTCGATTACAACGCCTATGTCACAACACTTTTCGAGAGACACTCGCTGCAGACCAGCCCGATCCGCGGCCCTGAAAATCAGGTGTCAGTGGAACGCCGCTACAAGCAGGCCGACGGCGACATGGCAGCTGAATACTACTGGATTTTCCCAAACTGGATGTTGAACTGCTATCCGGACAACGTTTCGCTCAACATCGTGCTGCCGACTGGCCCGGAGACGTGCGTCGCCATTTTCGAGTGGTACTTCCTGGCGGAACGGATCTCCGCGGCAGAGGAGACGATCAAGTTCAGCGACGAGATTCAGTTGGAAGATGGTCGCATTTGCGAGACCGTGCATTTGAATTTGAAGTCGCAATCCTATGCCCGTGGGCGCTACAGTGTGAAGCAGGAGAAATGCCTGCATCATTTTCATCGGTTGTACGCGAAAGTGATGGGCCTGGCGTGA
- a CDS encoding amino acid permease: MNYSEAASKPVAGNTRPERKAGLVRAMSLPDAVLLIVGGTIGTGIFLTSNEVAAATRIPIIFIGAWLAGMVVTWLASISVAELGSMFPDAGGQYVYLREAYGELVGFLYGWMIFSINVCGSLAAISVGFAYYMGAIIPQLHASRPIITILGFTLNCGHVVAIAAIVFLTWINIIGLRPAVLLQNLATWVKFGALGAFLLLGFALGHGNWSNFTHTPIEHYDSRTLLSGFGVALIAVFWVYDGWVYITWVAGEVKRPERNVPRSLILSVLIIGALVVGANVLYLYAMPLSAISQQPTVAEAAAQTLFFPAAGRLMGMLVAVSAFGAAAACVMSGARVYYAMARDGIFFQKLAEVHPRWHTPVFSLVLQCVWSCALVLLGRYDELFTYAMFISVIAYAAAASTIFVFRRTRPDLPRDYKCPGYPWVPILYCVICGAWALNTFWERPVQALGGIAIMLLGTPAYFYWRNLKRQANRTA; this comes from the coding sequence ATGAATTATAGCGAAGCAGCGTCAAAGCCCGTGGCGGGGAACACCCGTCCCGAACGAAAGGCGGGGCTTGTTCGGGCCATGTCGCTGCCGGACGCCGTGCTCCTGATAGTGGGTGGCACGATCGGAACAGGTATTTTCCTCACGTCCAACGAGGTAGCGGCCGCCACCCGTATCCCCATCATTTTTATTGGGGCTTGGCTCGCTGGCATGGTTGTTACCTGGCTCGCTTCGATTTCCGTTGCGGAACTCGGGTCGATGTTTCCCGACGCGGGTGGACAGTATGTGTATCTGCGAGAAGCTTACGGCGAACTGGTCGGTTTTCTGTACGGATGGATGATTTTTTCCATTAACGTCTGCGGCAGTCTCGCCGCCATCTCCGTCGGCTTTGCTTATTACATGGGGGCGATCATTCCTCAGCTTCATGCATCGCGCCCGATCATCACTATCTTAGGTTTCACTCTCAACTGCGGACACGTCGTCGCGATCGCGGCCATCGTTTTTCTGACCTGGATCAACATCATCGGACTGCGCCCCGCAGTGCTCCTGCAAAATCTGGCGACCTGGGTGAAATTTGGAGCGCTCGGTGCGTTTCTGCTCCTCGGGTTCGCCCTGGGTCACGGGAACTGGTCGAATTTCACGCACACGCCAATCGAGCATTACGACAGCCGGACACTGCTCAGTGGCTTCGGCGTCGCGCTGATCGCGGTTTTCTGGGTCTACGATGGATGGGTCTACATCACCTGGGTGGCTGGGGAAGTCAAGAGGCCGGAGCGGAACGTACCGCGATCGCTGATATTGTCCGTACTGATCATCGGTGCCCTGGTCGTGGGCGCCAATGTCCTTTATCTGTATGCGATGCCCCTCAGCGCGATTTCGCAGCAGCCCACGGTTGCAGAAGCGGCAGCGCAGACACTCTTCTTTCCCGCCGCCGGACGCCTCATGGGAATGCTCGTTGCCGTTTCAGCATTCGGCGCTGCGGCCGCGTGTGTCATGAGCGGAGCGCGCGTCTATTATGCGATGGCTCGGGATGGTATCTTCTTTCAGAAACTCGCTGAAGTTCATCCTCGCTGGCATACGCCGGTCTTCAGCCTTGTCCTGCAATGTGTTTGGTCATGCGCACTGGTGCTGCTCGGGCGCTACGACGAACTCTTTACCTACGCGATGTTCATTAGCGTGATAGCTTACGCGGCGGCTGCCTCTACTATCTTCGTGTTCCGCCGCACCCGGCCCGATCTTCCACGCGACTACAAGTGTCCCGGCTATCCCTGGGTTCCGATTCTTTATTGTGTAATCTGCGGCGCATGGGCCCTGAACACATTCTGGGAGCGACCCGTTCAGGCGTTGGGTGGAATCGCTATCATGCTGCTGGGTACACCCGCGTATTTCTACTGGCGCAATCTCAAGAGACAGGCGAATCGGACCGCCTAA